The following are from one region of the Stigmatella ashevillena genome:
- a CDS encoding flagellar motor protein, which produces MRGWTAWVLVMALLPGAGLGQVPGADPVALASSIAGRVCDDQNADGRCGAGEPGLSGVRLVLATGREVLTDAQGRYHLTGVDARTPEVIGGIHLRPGRHRLRVDPRTVPARGHVSPEAVTVEVPWGAAVLQDFAVRLSQESAGALALSYPEAPPQAEVREGGVSFVVAGQASPGDEVRVAGQEAQVNAAGLYRAEVALRPGENLLDIIAASPGGSVRLFRQRFDVVKQGEGRWLIAPRELESLGRVRLPAGRGEPVLSGTVSLHVEAVEGTRVRLPKGEWVVGAPGSVEVPLTLVPGPNAVELELLRPGEPPWKYAVELVATARPFIVGLLDLEGTYSPGDGTFQLLGRGAAHGEARLGAFQLLGEVDLRDTDFRTLHSEDTASGWLRPRLPERLERSPDLEFSIEEWADDSVSLTPNAAEGRLRLEVQHDTHGRAGFGTYRALMAEGEIGRYHHPLFGPFAEVKAEAGSLRVGVDAFAGGMSDPVRGVSTRPAHEELRATGGSIYFLGASSIVEGSELLRVEYRDGLTGLPLSEQHLVRGRDYELDTFSGRILLARPLSFLSGASWLGTDALTAAPEPVLVADYAAIEFSGTRDAVGGEAWAEWLGARLTLGGVRERRAGAPYQLLSGRAQGSLGPYALQAEVASSSGWAVGSDVFGVSDDGGLSYLRPSVDSSAEGEALGLRVHGPGPLGGGSVDAAFRWRSEGFSDGAHVETAFFRQLSLRASQPLGAFRLTLLGDDRRSADPRQPFEAGAIAARTLGAGVGYEREAWGLRLEVRDSWLRAPEVAGADPLQEGGRTSVGLQGRLRVHERVVLSAGHRQALVQRGEGPGRVDDTFASAGVDVTLDKDTTVGLRGGWGPELGPQVWANTAMHRGPDVYYGGYSVDVDGPDFGMGRAVTGARTELKDGTSVFVEDVSAHDANAVRLARAVGFQQVLFGGFQVGGRYERGVRHPLELPSSFKRDTASLFGQWVQERFRLEGRAELRHERGVPVRGTPVAVNRVQTLVALAAETLLRENLTLSGRVNFARTGGADGLRGRLLEGSSGVAWRPGPWLLVARYSILREQVPGERSAFGERVLQVVSLLPAVRLGDRLAVAAGVHLGRSRLGSEAAWVGTGTLRPSVRVVGGLEVGAEVARRTSAREGESLSSIRGELGYQVDAGLRFAAGYTVLGFKGLGLAGDAQDDADRFYVRAEVAY; this is translated from the coding sequence GTGAGGGGATGGACAGCGTGGGTGCTCGTGATGGCCCTGCTGCCCGGGGCGGGGTTGGGCCAGGTCCCCGGGGCGGATCCGGTGGCGCTCGCGTCCTCCATCGCGGGCAGGGTCTGTGACGACCAGAACGCAGATGGGCGCTGCGGCGCCGGAGAGCCTGGGCTCTCGGGGGTCCGGCTGGTGCTCGCCACGGGGCGAGAGGTGCTCACGGATGCCCAGGGCCGCTACCACCTCACGGGGGTGGATGCCCGGACTCCGGAAGTGATCGGCGGCATCCACCTGCGCCCGGGTCGGCACCGCCTACGGGTGGATCCGCGGACGGTTCCCGCCCGGGGCCACGTGAGCCCCGAGGCCGTCACCGTGGAGGTCCCCTGGGGCGCGGCGGTGCTCCAGGACTTCGCGGTCCGTCTGAGCCAGGAGTCCGCGGGCGCGCTGGCGCTCTCCTATCCAGAAGCGCCGCCCCAGGCCGAGGTGCGAGAAGGCGGCGTCTCCTTCGTTGTCGCCGGGCAAGCCTCCCCGGGAGATGAAGTCCGGGTGGCGGGCCAAGAGGCTCAGGTGAACGCGGCGGGGCTCTACCGTGCGGAGGTGGCGCTGCGGCCGGGAGAGAACCTCCTGGACATCATCGCCGCTTCGCCAGGAGGCTCGGTGCGCCTCTTCCGCCAGCGGTTCGATGTGGTGAAGCAGGGCGAGGGCCGGTGGCTCATTGCGCCCCGGGAACTCGAGTCCCTGGGTCGGGTGCGCCTGCCTGCGGGCCGCGGCGAGCCGGTTCTGAGCGGCACCGTCTCGCTGCACGTGGAGGCGGTGGAAGGGACCCGGGTCCGCCTGCCGAAGGGCGAGTGGGTGGTGGGAGCCCCTGGCAGCGTGGAGGTTCCCCTCACGCTCGTCCCCGGGCCCAATGCGGTGGAGCTGGAGCTGCTGCGGCCCGGTGAGCCCCCCTGGAAGTACGCGGTGGAACTGGTGGCCACGGCGCGTCCCTTCATCGTGGGATTGCTGGATCTGGAAGGGACGTATTCGCCCGGGGACGGCACCTTTCAGCTCCTGGGGCGCGGTGCGGCGCACGGCGAGGCGCGGCTGGGCGCCTTCCAGCTCCTGGGCGAGGTGGACCTGCGGGACACGGACTTCCGCACGCTTCACTCGGAAGACACCGCCTCGGGCTGGCTGAGGCCCCGGTTGCCCGAGCGCCTGGAGCGCAGCCCGGATCTGGAGTTCTCCATTGAGGAGTGGGCCGACGACTCGGTCAGCCTGACGCCCAACGCCGCGGAGGGGCGCCTGCGGCTGGAGGTCCAGCATGACACGCATGGACGCGCTGGCTTCGGGACGTACCGGGCCTTGATGGCGGAGGGAGAGATTGGCCGCTACCACCATCCGCTCTTTGGCCCCTTCGCGGAGGTGAAGGCGGAGGCGGGATCCCTCCGGGTGGGCGTGGATGCATTCGCCGGCGGCATGAGCGATCCCGTCCGGGGCGTGTCCACGCGGCCCGCGCACGAGGAGCTGCGGGCCACGGGCGGCAGCATCTACTTCCTGGGGGCTTCCTCCATCGTGGAGGGCTCGGAGCTGCTGCGCGTGGAGTATCGCGATGGCCTCACGGGCCTGCCGCTCTCGGAGCAGCACCTGGTGCGAGGGCGTGACTACGAGCTCGATACCTTCTCGGGGCGCATCCTCCTGGCGAGGCCGTTGTCGTTTCTGTCAGGCGCTTCCTGGCTCGGCACCGATGCGCTCACGGCGGCGCCCGAGCCCGTGCTCGTGGCCGACTACGCCGCGATCGAATTCTCGGGGACGAGGGACGCAGTGGGCGGCGAGGCCTGGGCGGAGTGGCTCGGCGCGCGGCTGACGCTGGGCGGTGTCCGGGAGCGGCGCGCGGGGGCGCCGTACCAACTGCTCTCCGGGCGGGCCCAGGGCTCCCTGGGGCCCTATGCGCTTCAGGCCGAGGTGGCCAGCAGCAGCGGTTGGGCGGTGGGCTCGGACGTGTTCGGCGTCTCGGACGACGGAGGCCTGTCCTACTTGCGCCCCTCCGTGGACAGCAGCGCGGAGGGCGAGGCGCTCGGCCTGCGCGTGCACGGCCCCGGTCCCCTCGGAGGGGGCTCGGTGGACGCGGCCTTCCGTTGGCGGAGCGAGGGCTTCTCGGATGGCGCTCACGTGGAGACCGCGTTCTTCCGGCAGCTCTCGCTGAGGGCCTCCCAGCCGCTGGGGGCGTTTCGTCTCACGCTGCTCGGGGATGACCGCCGCTCGGCGGATCCTCGCCAGCCGTTCGAGGCAGGGGCCATCGCCGCTCGGACGCTCGGGGCGGGGGTGGGGTACGAGCGCGAGGCGTGGGGCCTGCGCCTGGAGGTCCGGGACAGCTGGCTGCGCGCTCCCGAGGTGGCGGGAGCGGATCCGCTTCAAGAAGGGGGCCGGACGTCGGTGGGGCTCCAGGGGCGGTTGCGGGTCCACGAGCGGGTGGTGCTCTCGGCGGGACACCGGCAAGCGCTCGTCCAGCGGGGCGAGGGACCTGGCCGGGTGGATGACACGTTCGCCTCGGCGGGGGTGGACGTGACGCTCGACAAGGACACCACGGTGGGGCTGCGCGGCGGTTGGGGCCCCGAGCTGGGCCCTCAGGTGTGGGCGAACACCGCCATGCACCGCGGCCCCGATGTCTATTACGGCGGGTATTCGGTGGACGTGGATGGGCCGGACTTCGGAATGGGCCGGGCGGTGACGGGGGCTCGCACGGAGCTGAAGGACGGGACGAGCGTCTTCGTGGAGGACGTCAGCGCGCATGACGCCAACGCGGTGCGTCTGGCGCGGGCGGTGGGCTTCCAGCAGGTCCTCTTCGGCGGCTTCCAGGTGGGCGGTCGGTACGAGCGGGGCGTTCGCCACCCCCTGGAGTTGCCGTCCTCCTTCAAGCGCGACACGGCGAGCCTCTTCGGACAGTGGGTGCAAGAGCGCTTCCGGCTGGAAGGGCGGGCGGAGCTGCGCCACGAGCGAGGCGTTCCCGTCCGGGGCACGCCCGTGGCGGTGAACCGGGTGCAGACGTTGGTGGCCCTGGCGGCGGAGACCTTGCTGCGTGAGAACCTGACCCTCTCGGGCCGCGTGAACTTCGCCCGCACCGGAGGCGCCGACGGCCTGCGAGGCCGCTTGCTGGAGGGCTCCTCGGGGGTGGCCTGGAGACCAGGCCCTTGGCTGCTCGTGGCGCGCTACAGCATTCTCCGGGAGCAGGTGCCCGGGGAACGGTCCGCCTTTGGCGAGCGTGTCCTTCAGGTCGTCTCGCTCTTGCCCGCGGTCCGGCTGGGAGATCGGCTCGCGGTGGCGGCGGGCGTGCACCTGGGGCGCTCCCGGTTGGGGAGCGAGGCGGCGTGGGTGGGCACCGGCACGCTTCGGCCTTCCGTGCGAGTGGTGGGAGGTCTGGAAGTAGGGGCGGAGGTCGCACGCCGCACCTCGGCGCGCGAGGGCGAGTCGCTGTCGTCCATCCGGGGCGAGCTGGGGTACCAGGTGGACGCGGGCCTGCGGTTCGCCGCAGGCTACACGGTGTTGGGATTCAAGGGTCTCGGGTTGGCTGGAGATGCGCAGGATGACGCGGACCGGTTCTATGTGCGGGCGGAAGTGGCTTATTAG
- a CDS encoding TolB family protein: MFRLLMVLLSVLPGVALAGGMGAPLSGLRRVVNSGPGNQFEPHVSGSRVVYTHKAQGMSEVRWHELSTGQEGTIPGSSAYDVVADVSGDSVVFTRVLLTSAIFTYDLKKGGPAVEIAPQMGAHRRGAVIGHRTLVWQDYSFEPRALQPEIATFDLETGVLTRLTNDSLLDRSPAVSADGRVIVWTKCVRETACDIWMAVAGKEGFETRALTGSQGDESQPQTNGQVVVYTSTRLEQGLPTQDIYWQAVGGGPEYRLALPGLDANPMLSGSLMAFERQDPSARGLNTDIMLFDMKTQTLYALTATLRSEHLNDISVDENGLVHVLWSTQENGFDVRALTFQLPGGPEEDAPPLLPTPEEVCAEPGSRALLSSVTLRRFSGAPQKFQALFPASGKGLLCVDNGYAGVATSLGWVKINDIAVLEPQAFQRESPLVAQRVTMDGRVRLEAIIDGPSGGSFRMRLYADPEGTPRGQDPFEGDELFLGTSVMPQVWVPSGPRGAVVVEETSEVARAGCSQGGSGLFTLGVLLGMAFWAWPRRVPVPARPRRSSRTAR; the protein is encoded by the coding sequence ATGTTTAGACTGCTGATGGTTTTGTTGAGCGTGCTGCCCGGGGTGGCCCTGGCCGGAGGCATGGGCGCGCCGCTGTCGGGCCTGCGCCGGGTGGTGAATTCGGGGCCTGGAAACCAGTTCGAGCCGCATGTGAGCGGCTCCCGGGTCGTGTACACGCACAAAGCCCAGGGAATGAGCGAGGTCCGCTGGCACGAGCTGTCCACCGGCCAGGAAGGGACGATTCCCGGCAGCAGCGCGTATGACGTCGTCGCGGATGTGAGCGGCGACTCGGTGGTGTTCACGCGGGTGCTGCTGACGAGCGCCATCTTCACCTACGATCTGAAGAAGGGCGGGCCCGCGGTGGAGATTGCCCCTCAAATGGGGGCCCACCGGCGGGGGGCGGTCATCGGCCATCGCACCCTGGTGTGGCAGGACTACTCGTTCGAGCCGCGCGCCTTGCAGCCCGAGATCGCCACGTTTGATCTGGAGACCGGGGTCCTCACGCGCCTGACGAACGATTCGCTACTGGATCGCTCGCCCGCGGTGAGCGCGGATGGCCGGGTCATCGTCTGGACGAAGTGTGTGCGGGAGACCGCATGTGACATCTGGATGGCGGTGGCGGGCAAGGAGGGGTTTGAGACGCGGGCGCTGACGGGTTCCCAGGGGGATGAGTCTCAGCCCCAGACCAATGGCCAGGTGGTCGTCTACACGAGCACCCGCCTCGAGCAGGGCCTGCCCACCCAGGACATCTACTGGCAGGCCGTTGGGGGTGGACCGGAGTACCGCCTGGCGCTTCCCGGTCTGGATGCCAACCCCATGCTCAGCGGCTCGTTGATGGCCTTCGAGCGGCAGGATCCGTCGGCGCGGGGCCTCAACACCGACATCATGCTCTTCGACATGAAGACGCAGACGCTCTACGCCCTCACCGCCACGCTGCGGAGCGAGCACCTCAACGACATCAGCGTGGATGAAAACGGTCTGGTCCACGTGCTGTGGAGCACGCAGGAGAACGGGTTCGACGTGCGCGCGTTGACCTTCCAGTTGCCGGGTGGCCCGGAAGAAGACGCCCCCCCGCTCTTACCGACACCAGAGGAAGTGTGCGCGGAGCCCGGGAGCCGCGCGTTGTTGTCCTCCGTGACATTGAGGCGCTTCAGTGGCGCCCCCCAGAAGTTCCAGGCCCTGTTCCCCGCGTCCGGCAAGGGCCTGCTGTGTGTGGACAATGGTTACGCCGGGGTGGCGACCTCGCTGGGCTGGGTGAAGATCAACGACATCGCCGTGCTGGAGCCCCAGGCGTTCCAGAGGGAGTCCCCGCTCGTGGCACAGCGCGTGACGATGGATGGCCGCGTTCGTCTGGAGGCGATCATTGATGGGCCCTCGGGAGGGTCGTTCCGCATGCGCCTCTATGCGGACCCGGAGGGCACCCCGCGCGGTCAGGATCCGTTCGAGGGCGATGAACTCTTTCTGGGCACGAGCGTCATGCCTCAGGTGTGGGTGCCTTCCGGACCCAGAGGGGCGGTGGTCGTGGAGGAGACGTCCGAGGTAGCCCGTGCCGGCTGTAGCCAGGGAGGCAGTGGACTGTTCACCCTGGGCGTGTTGCTGGGGATGGCGTTTTGGGCGTGGCCCCGGCGTGTGCCGGTGCCCGCGCGCCCCCGGAGATCCTCGCGGACTGCACGATAG
- a CDS encoding MYXO-CTERM sorting domain-containing protein gives MNDGEKDVYIAERIVAPTPVSLSVVDPETEPVTVTADIIESSGVAALTVNVRQQGNRHTLELTSGVVCEDTWYKVRITASDGHPGGTAFADLTVWIIHTAPPAKPQLASSNIVVKLGEGGPGRIEVQPPSNPECELKEYQWMAVTSDAPVLVKDGLSAATFTPPYAFLCDTGGKSYLYEVRVEDRMGLRSAPASFLVQVMPWGKPLAAFPPGTGDFHFEPQQEFKTVQPALRHGCADAPVTALWTLERGTLPREGLQLLDAQDRAITQLPITTPALKIRSEACVGTQLLFSVENLIMDSSGLKGPPSTCQVTIDPQWKAFGPGQLSLSAPLATSTTVSGAAVTTDALDCAGQRGGVEARLRLTRMVEGTPVEESSVEQLVRVPSGSPGAWRFELADNCEGSTYQVSGRLERNLSDWRIENGQGPGEVGNDMEVLLTVEALPLEVYLGPLENSQLTVSCGEEARGVLRQPLPTGPCSAADIVWAQEGGPALTQPLLRGQEVSVSTQEKDFGGLIGSQVELLVRADTPGGQPRRQSVAITTAPFVEVRRVSESRSSSETNLFGVAVELRNTTACGVAEVQHVERLEGLDYVANSARIDGAPVEVEWEGGALTVKGLALEGGVTRTLTYVVRPHLLGQARLAGGSSLRDIPISFEPEDEAPSGFGCQGTGPGIAALGLAALSWVFRRRRSC, from the coding sequence GTGAATGACGGGGAAAAGGACGTCTACATCGCCGAGAGAATCGTGGCGCCCACACCGGTCAGCTTGTCCGTGGTGGATCCGGAGACAGAGCCCGTCACGGTGACCGCGGACATCATCGAGTCGTCGGGCGTGGCGGCCCTGACGGTGAATGTCCGGCAGCAGGGCAACCGGCACACCCTGGAGCTCACCAGCGGCGTGGTCTGCGAGGACACCTGGTACAAGGTGCGCATCACCGCTTCGGATGGGCACCCGGGAGGCACGGCCTTTGCCGATCTCACCGTCTGGATCATCCACACGGCACCGCCCGCGAAGCCCCAACTGGCCTCCTCGAACATCGTCGTGAAGCTGGGGGAGGGCGGCCCGGGCCGGATCGAAGTGCAGCCCCCCTCGAATCCGGAGTGCGAGCTCAAGGAGTATCAATGGATGGCAGTGACGTCGGACGCGCCAGTCCTTGTGAAGGACGGACTCTCCGCGGCCACCTTTACGCCTCCCTATGCGTTTTTGTGCGACACCGGCGGGAAGAGCTACCTCTACGAGGTGCGTGTCGAAGACCGGATGGGGCTCCGCTCGGCTCCGGCTTCTTTCCTCGTCCAGGTGATGCCCTGGGGCAAGCCGCTCGCCGCGTTTCCGCCCGGCACGGGGGACTTTCATTTCGAGCCGCAGCAGGAGTTCAAGACGGTACAGCCCGCCCTTCGGCATGGCTGTGCGGATGCGCCCGTCACCGCCCTCTGGACGCTCGAGCGGGGAACGCTGCCGCGGGAGGGCTTGCAGCTTCTCGACGCGCAAGACAGGGCCATCACCCAGCTGCCCATCACCACCCCGGCGCTCAAGATCCGCTCGGAGGCGTGTGTCGGCACCCAGCTGTTGTTCTCCGTGGAGAACCTCATCATGGATAGCTCGGGCCTCAAGGGGCCCCCCTCCACCTGTCAGGTGACGATCGATCCCCAGTGGAAGGCTTTTGGTCCCGGCCAGTTGTCCCTGAGCGCACCCCTCGCCACGTCCACCACCGTGTCGGGAGCGGCTGTGACGACGGATGCGCTGGACTGTGCCGGCCAGCGGGGGGGCGTGGAGGCGAGGCTGCGCCTGACACGCATGGTGGAGGGGACGCCCGTGGAGGAGAGCTCGGTGGAGCAGTTGGTCCGCGTCCCCAGTGGGAGCCCCGGAGCGTGGCGGTTCGAGCTGGCGGACAACTGCGAGGGTTCCACCTACCAGGTTTCGGGCCGCCTGGAGCGGAACCTCAGTGACTGGCGAATCGAAAATGGCCAGGGTCCGGGCGAGGTGGGCAATGACATGGAGGTGCTCTTGACGGTGGAAGCGCTGCCACTCGAGGTGTACCTGGGGCCCTTGGAGAACTCCCAGCTGACGGTCTCCTGTGGAGAGGAGGCACGCGGGGTGCTGCGGCAGCCACTGCCCACGGGGCCCTGCTCGGCGGCGGACATCGTCTGGGCGCAGGAGGGCGGCCCCGCCTTGACCCAGCCCTTGCTCCGGGGACAGGAAGTCAGCGTGTCCACCCAGGAGAAGGATTTCGGGGGACTCATTGGCAGCCAGGTGGAGTTGCTCGTCCGGGCAGACACCCCAGGCGGCCAGCCGCGCCGCCAGAGCGTGGCCATCACCACGGCGCCCTTCGTGGAAGTCCGCCGGGTCAGCGAGAGCCGCTCCAGCTCCGAGACGAACCTGTTCGGCGTGGCCGTGGAGCTGCGCAACACCACGGCCTGTGGGGTCGCGGAGGTCCAGCATGTGGAACGGCTGGAGGGGCTCGACTACGTCGCCAACAGTGCCCGCATCGATGGAGCGCCCGTGGAGGTGGAGTGGGAAGGCGGTGCGCTGACGGTGAAGGGGCTGGCCCTCGAGGGCGGCGTCACCCGGACGCTCACGTATGTGGTGCGCCCCCACCTGCTCGGGCAGGCGCGGCTCGCGGGAGGCTCCTCCCTGCGGGACATTCCCATCTCCTTCGAGCCGGAAGACGAAGCGCCCTCCGGTTTTGGTTGCCAGGGGACGGGCCCCGGGATCGCGGCGCTGGGGCTCGCCGCCCTGTCGTGGGTGTTCCGCCGCCGCCGGAGTTGCTGA
- a CDS encoding response regulator, with translation MARLLIIEDNPELASLMVAAAQSRGHHAQAVHTGEAALALLRPRAFDAAVVDLLLPDIRGSEVLTALVPNNIPAIAISGVFKGDRFAQEAVNIHGARAFFEKPFELDALLDALEQKCGLPSLAIPPPPPPEAHETEEAVLDLMDLLVPEDEVEELPALAVTPPPLPTRPREITSLPEPHEAIEPGAPLPPEAPPEPEMVLPFGEREKVWTKTAPAEAAPAPRTRRRVLPEWSLEGEIKEATVPRLLNAYYEARHNGELKLKQGQILKVIYFEAGRPVYAASNLANERFARFSLRRGVLNAEGLQAVAALAKENVRTSEAMIRLGFIDAERHRQLVEEQVKEILWSTFGWTQGGYGFSPMRLQRSGRVKLSIFPGDLLLEGVLRMETLVTLRQRMAAQRRLFPTANPPYALHELRLSGPQAMLLAYSDGSKTVEDLLTLTDLSERETLATLRGLELMSILEERREEPSRRRITFGL, from the coding sequence ATGGCGCGACTGCTCATCATCGAGGACAACCCGGAACTCGCCTCCCTTATGGTGGCAGCGGCCCAAAGCCGGGGCCACCATGCGCAAGCGGTCCATACCGGCGAGGCCGCGCTCGCGCTGCTCCGCCCCCGCGCCTTTGACGCGGCCGTGGTGGACCTGCTGCTGCCCGACATCCGCGGCTCCGAGGTGCTGACCGCCTTGGTGCCCAACAACATCCCCGCCATTGCCATCAGCGGCGTGTTCAAGGGCGACCGCTTCGCCCAGGAGGCCGTCAACATCCATGGCGCCCGGGCCTTCTTCGAGAAGCCCTTCGAGCTGGACGCCCTGCTGGATGCGCTCGAGCAGAAGTGTGGGCTGCCCTCCCTCGCGATTCCCCCTCCCCCGCCCCCCGAGGCCCACGAGACCGAGGAGGCCGTCCTCGATCTGATGGACCTGCTGGTGCCGGAGGATGAGGTGGAGGAGCTGCCCGCGCTGGCGGTGACGCCCCCGCCCCTGCCCACCCGCCCCCGGGAGATCACCTCCCTGCCCGAGCCCCATGAGGCCATCGAGCCGGGCGCCCCCCTTCCGCCCGAGGCCCCTCCCGAGCCGGAGATGGTCCTGCCCTTCGGAGAGCGCGAGAAGGTCTGGACGAAGACCGCCCCGGCGGAGGCCGCGCCGGCCCCCCGGACCCGCCGCCGCGTCCTGCCCGAGTGGTCGCTCGAGGGGGAAATCAAGGAAGCCACCGTTCCCCGGCTCCTCAACGCGTATTACGAGGCCCGCCACAACGGCGAGCTCAAGCTCAAGCAGGGCCAGATCCTCAAGGTCATCTACTTCGAGGCGGGCCGCCCCGTGTACGCCGCCTCCAACCTGGCCAACGAGCGCTTTGCCCGCTTCTCCCTCCGCCGCGGCGTGCTGAACGCAGAGGGGCTCCAGGCCGTGGCGGCGCTCGCGAAGGAGAATGTGCGCACCAGCGAGGCGATGATTCGCCTGGGCTTCATCGACGCAGAGCGGCACCGCCAGCTCGTCGAGGAGCAGGTGAAGGAGATCCTCTGGTCCACCTTCGGCTGGACGCAGGGGGGCTACGGCTTCAGCCCCATGCGCCTGCAGCGCTCGGGGCGGGTGAAGCTGTCCATCTTCCCCGGGGATCTCCTCCTGGAGGGCGTGCTCAGGATGGAGACGCTGGTCACGCTGCGGCAGAGGATGGCCGCCCAGCGGCGGCTCTTCCCCACGGCCAACCCGCCCTATGCCCTGCACGAGCTGCGGCTGTCGGGCCCTCAGGCGATGCTGCTGGCGTACTCGGACGGCAGCAAGACGGTGGAGGACCTGCTTACCCTCACGGACCTCTCCGAGCGCGAGACGCTCGCCACGCTGCGAGGCCTGGAGCTGATGAGCATCCTCGAGGAGCGGCGAGAGGAACCCAGCCGACGCCGCATCACCTTCGGGCTCTGA
- a CDS encoding FecR family protein — protein MAGSQNVRRQAPFLLGLALILAALPIGYFVFLREPPPPPVRVPPPPPVVEVPAPSKPVQLSLQKVEGTVEVRRGGGAWAAAQAGEALHPTDAVRTQDSSSAVIIGDEEVEVLMGAGTEVSVDSLTDELSRVLLETGMATATVRPGKRHTFEVKAANSDALARTTAGTFTMSNDGAGTVAVGAREGEVTFLGRGKVVIVRAGQQSVVTPTSGGPSEPAPVPTSLLRKVAWPDGRRNQRRIKISGEVVPGSRLQVGGQHFYPGPDGKFERIVELKEGENFVQLRASSVGGTEQEEGHYFKVDTSPPKKLKVDLPWGNSSAPPAPTQTESP, from the coding sequence ATGGCTGGATCTCAGAACGTCAGGCGCCAGGCGCCCTTCCTCCTCGGACTCGCGCTGATCCTGGCAGCCCTGCCGATCGGATATTTCGTCTTCCTTCGAGAGCCGCCTCCGCCCCCGGTCCGGGTTCCCCCTCCGCCGCCTGTGGTGGAGGTCCCCGCCCCGAGCAAGCCGGTCCAGCTCTCCCTCCAGAAGGTGGAGGGCACCGTGGAGGTGCGGCGAGGGGGGGGCGCATGGGCGGCGGCCCAGGCCGGCGAGGCGCTTCATCCCACGGATGCGGTGCGCACCCAGGACAGCTCCTCCGCGGTCATCATTGGTGACGAGGAGGTGGAGGTCCTCATGGGGGCCGGCACCGAGGTGTCCGTGGATTCGCTGACGGACGAGCTGTCCCGCGTTCTGCTCGAGACCGGTATGGCGACGGCCACCGTGCGCCCGGGCAAGCGGCACACCTTCGAAGTGAAGGCGGCGAACAGTGACGCGCTCGCGCGCACCACCGCCGGTACCTTCACCATGAGCAATGACGGGGCCGGCACCGTGGCGGTGGGGGCCCGCGAGGGCGAAGTCACGTTTCTGGGCAGAGGCAAGGTGGTCATCGTCCGGGCCGGCCAGCAGTCCGTGGTGACGCCCACCAGCGGAGGTCCGTCAGAGCCCGCGCCCGTGCCCACCAGCCTGCTGCGCAAGGTGGCCTGGCCCGACGGCCGGCGAAACCAGCGCCGCATCAAGATCTCCGGAGAGGTCGTTCCCGGCAGCCGTCTGCAGGTGGGCGGCCAGCACTTCTACCCGGGGCCGGATGGGAAGTTCGAGCGCATCGTGGAGCTCAAGGAGGGGGAGAACTTCGTGCAGCTCCGCGCCTCCTCCGTGGGCGGGACGGAGCAAGAGGAAGGTCACTATTTCAAGGTCGACACCAGCCCTCCCAAAAAGCTCAAGGTGGATCTCCCCTGGGGCAATTCCTCAGCCCCCCCCGCCCCGACCCAGACGGAGAGTCCATAA
- a CDS encoding VOC family protein — translation MDVQGFHHVAIQAKEVERVTAFYRDLLGFPELTRHHRPDGTLRSIWVGVPGGGFLAIEAASGTPEALPFRHEQPGLLLLAFRIARASRAGVVEAFGRAGVPLEHETRWTVYVRDPEGNRVALSHHPED, via the coding sequence ATGGACGTTCAGGGCTTCCACCATGTGGCCATTCAGGCGAAGGAGGTGGAGCGGGTGACCGCCTTCTACCGGGACCTGCTTGGCTTTCCCGAATTGACCCGGCACCACCGCCCGGACGGCACCCTGAGGAGCATCTGGGTGGGGGTGCCTGGGGGGGGCTTTCTGGCCATCGAGGCCGCCTCGGGCACCCCCGAGGCGTTACCCTTCCGTCACGAACAGCCAGGGCTGTTGCTGCTGGCCTTCCGAATCGCCCGGGCGTCGCGGGCCGGGGTGGTGGAGGCCTTTGGCCGGGCGGGGGTGCCGCTGGAGCACGAGACGCGGTGGACGGTTTACGTCCGGGACCCGGAGGGCAACCGAGTGGCGCTGAGCCATCACCCAGAGGACTGA